One segment of Megachile rotundata isolate GNS110a chromosome 4, iyMegRotu1, whole genome shotgun sequence DNA contains the following:
- the LOC100881215 gene encoding uncharacterized protein LOC100881215 translates to MADTETKDTKVTATPEKKVIEEKKEVVQEVDEDSKASENGDAKEAKEAKENGSNEEKEVENKEVESTENGDSTDAPVDSCCIKRKSTTLNDSTEDTATDGASPEKKTKLDEKCAETETNGDTETKA, encoded by the exons ATGGCGGATACAGAAACTAA ggatACCAAAGTTACTGCAACTCCAGAGAAAAAGGTaattgaagaaaaaaaagaggtaGTTCAGGAAGTTGACGAAGATTCAAAGGCATCTGAGAATGGAGATGCCAAAGAAGCCAAAGAAGCCAAAGAAAATGGTTCAAATGAAGAGAAAGAGGTAGAGAATAAAGAAGTGGAATCAACAGAGAATGGTGATTCTACag ATGCTCCTGTTGATAGTTGTTGTATAAAGAGAAAATCAACAACTTTAAATGATTCAACGGAAGATACTGCCACTGATGGTGCCAGTCCTGAAAAGAAAACAAAACTTGATGAAAAGTGCGCTGAAACAGAAACCAATGGAGACACAGAAACTAAGGcctaa
- the Pka-C1 gene encoding protein kinase, cAMP-dependent, catalytic subunit 1, translated as MGNNAATANKKVDAAESVKEFLDKAKKEFEDKWKKNPTNTAGLDDFERIKTLGTGSFGRVMIVQHKPTKEYYAMKILDKQKVVKLKQVEHTLNEKRILQAISFPFLVSLRFHFKDNSYLYMVLEYVPGGEMFSHLRKVGRFSEPHSRFYAAQIVLAFEYLHYLDLIYRDLKPENLLIDSQGYLKVTDFGFAKRVQGRTWTLCGTPEYLAPEIILSKGYNKAVDWWALGVLVYEMAAGYPPFFADQPIQIYEKIVNGKPRFPSHFGSDLKDLLRNLLQVDLTKRYGNLKAGVNDIKGHKWFASTDWIAVFQKKIEAPFIPKCKGPGDTSNFDDYEEETLRISLTEKCAKEFAEF; from the coding sequence ATGGGCAACAATGCCGCAACAGCGAACAAAAAGGTTGACGCTGCCGAGAGCGTCAAGGAGTTTCTTGACAAGGCGAAGAAAGAGTTCGAGGACAAGTGGAAGAAGAACCCGACGAACACGGCTGGTCTCGATGACTTCGAACGGATCAAGACCCTGGGCACCGGCTCGTTCGGTCGTGTCATGATAGTTCAACACAAACCGACCAAAGAATATTACGCCATGAAGATCCTCGACAAACAGAAAGTCGTGAAACTTAAGCAGGTCGAGCACACGCTGAACGAGAAAAGGATACTGCAAGCGATCAGCTTCCCGTTTCTGGTCTCGTTGCGGTTTCACTTCAAGGATAACTCGTACCTTTACATGGTTCTCGAATACGTGCCAGGAGGTGAGATGTTTAGTCATCTGAGAAAGGTTGGTCGTTTCTCTGAACCTCACTCGCGCTTTTACGCGGCACAAATCGTACTAGCGTTCGAATACCTCCACTACCTCGACTTAATCTATAGGGACCTGAAGCCGGAGAATCTGTTGATCGATTCCCAGGGTTACCTGAAAGTTACCGATTTCGGTTTCGCCAAGAGGGTACAGGGCAGAACATGGACCTTATGCGGCACACCTGAATACCTGGCACCGGAGATAATTCTCAGCAAAGGTTATAATAAGGCTGTTGATTGGTGGGCGCTAGGCGTGCTAGTTTACGAGATGGCCGCCGGTTATCCGCCATTTTTCGCTGATCAACCGATACAGATCTACGAGAAAATCGTGAACGGTAAACCACGGTTTCCTTCTCATTTCGGTTCCGACTTGAAAGACTTGCTGCGTAATTTATTGCAAGTCGACTTGACCAAGAGGTACGGCAATCTGAAGGCCGGCGTGAACGATATCAAGGGTCACAAGTGGTTCGCCAGTACCGATTGGATAGCAGTCTTCCAAAAGAAAATAGAAGCGCCGTTTATACCGAAGTGCAAAGGTCCTGGAGACACGAGCAACTTCGACGACTACGAGGAGGAGACGCTCAGGATTTCGTTGACGGAGAAGTGCGCCAAGGAATTCGCCGAATTTTGA